The following coding sequences lie in one Arachis ipaensis cultivar K30076 chromosome B03, Araip1.1, whole genome shotgun sequence genomic window:
- the LOC107629083 gene encoding ATP-dependent zinc metalloprotease FTSH 10, mitochondrial-like isoform X1, which produces MIFSRIGRSLSRSSRAKDYLRGDAKLGTLLGATRTNVHSEGTELGLGFFRGYVAHDRARGNGILSSLPDFKCVAANRNIHYRLFFSEGPKKKNYEKFYPNEKKEIPKGEDKKHESKEESETYTDEHGNVYKFPFKQIFISSLVMTLVVKLFDRCEAQQINFQEFKKELLEPGLVDHIVVSINKSIAKIYVRNTPLNQTDGEAVEGTLPANGTGGQYKFYFNIGSVKSFEKNLEAAQEALGLDPHDYVPVTYSFEVDWDQEFMRYAPTMIALLSGSLLFLYMVIRRF; this is translated from the exons ATGATTTTTTCAAGGATCGGGCGCTCACTTTCGCGCTCTTCTCGCGCCAAA GATTATTTGCGCGGTGATGCGAAATTGGGAACCCTTCTCGGAGCTACGCGAACGAATGTGCATTCAGAAGGAACGGAATTGGGATTAGGGTTTTTCAGGGGATATGTTGCTCATGATAGAGCTCGTGGAAACGGAATCCTTTCCAGTTTGCCTGATTTTAAGTGTGTCGCGGCGAACCGTAACATTCATTACCGGTTGTTTTTCAGCGAAGGACCTAAGAAGAAGA ATTATGAGAAGTTCTATCCCAATGAGAAGAAGGAAATTCCAAAGGGGGAGGATAAAAAGCATGAGTCTAAag AAGAGTCAGAGACATACACAGATGAGCATGGAAATGTTTACAAGTTTCCCTTTAAGCAAATTTTCATCTCTTCTTTGGTGATGACGCTAGTTGTTAAATTGTTTGATCGTTGTGAAGCGCAGCAG ATTAACTTTCAGGAGTTTAAAAAGGAGCTTTTGGAGCCAGGTTTAGTAGACCATATTGTTGTGTCAATAAATAAGTCAATTGCCAAAATATACGTGAGGAATACTCCTCTTAACCAAACAGACGGTGAAGCTGTCGAAGGAACCCTCCCCGCAAATGGAACTGGTGGgcaatataaattttatttcaatATTGGAAGTGTGAAATCTTTTGAGAAGAATTTAGAAGCAGCGCAAGAAGCACTAGGCCTTGACCCCCATGATTATGTTCCTGTTACATATTCTTTTGAAGTGGATTGGGATCAGGAGTTTATGAGGTATGCTCCAACAATGATTGCTTTGCTTTCGGGATCCCTCTTGTTCTTGTATATGGTGATAAGGAGATTTTAA
- the LOC107629083 gene encoding ATP-dependent zinc metalloprotease FTSH 10, mitochondrial-like isoform X2, with protein MIFSRIGRSLSRSSRAKDYLRGDAKLGTLLGATRTNVHSEGTELGLGFFRGYVAHDRARGNGILSSLPDFKCVAANRNIHYRLFFSEGPKKKNYEKFYPNEKKEIPKGEDKKHESKESETYTDEHGNVYKFPFKQIFISSLVMTLVVKLFDRCEAQQINFQEFKKELLEPGLVDHIVVSINKSIAKIYVRNTPLNQTDGEAVEGTLPANGTGGQYKFYFNIGSVKSFEKNLEAAQEALGLDPHDYVPVTYSFEVDWDQEFMRYAPTMIALLSGSLLFLYMVIRRF; from the exons ATGATTTTTTCAAGGATCGGGCGCTCACTTTCGCGCTCTTCTCGCGCCAAA GATTATTTGCGCGGTGATGCGAAATTGGGAACCCTTCTCGGAGCTACGCGAACGAATGTGCATTCAGAAGGAACGGAATTGGGATTAGGGTTTTTCAGGGGATATGTTGCTCATGATAGAGCTCGTGGAAACGGAATCCTTTCCAGTTTGCCTGATTTTAAGTGTGTCGCGGCGAACCGTAACATTCATTACCGGTTGTTTTTCAGCGAAGGACCTAAGAAGAAGA ATTATGAGAAGTTCTATCCCAATGAGAAGAAGGAAATTCCAAAGGGGGAGGATAAAAAGCATGAGTCTAAag AGTCAGAGACATACACAGATGAGCATGGAAATGTTTACAAGTTTCCCTTTAAGCAAATTTTCATCTCTTCTTTGGTGATGACGCTAGTTGTTAAATTGTTTGATCGTTGTGAAGCGCAGCAG ATTAACTTTCAGGAGTTTAAAAAGGAGCTTTTGGAGCCAGGTTTAGTAGACCATATTGTTGTGTCAATAAATAAGTCAATTGCCAAAATATACGTGAGGAATACTCCTCTTAACCAAACAGACGGTGAAGCTGTCGAAGGAACCCTCCCCGCAAATGGAACTGGTGGgcaatataaattttatttcaatATTGGAAGTGTGAAATCTTTTGAGAAGAATTTAGAAGCAGCGCAAGAAGCACTAGGCCTTGACCCCCATGATTATGTTCCTGTTACATATTCTTTTGAAGTGGATTGGGATCAGGAGTTTATGAGGTATGCTCCAACAATGATTGCTTTGCTTTCGGGATCCCTCTTGTTCTTGTATATGGTGATAAGGAGATTTTAA
- the LOC107629084 gene encoding ATP-dependent zinc metalloprotease FTSH 8, mitochondrial, giving the protein MNFSRIGRSLSRSSRAKDYLRGDAKLGTLLGATRTNVHSEGTELGLGFFRGYVPHCRARGNGILSSLPDFKCVAANRNIHYRLFFSEGPKKNSEKFYPKEKEETPKGEDKKHESKEESETNTDDHGNVYTIEMPLMEFIISCLVMTLFVKVFLHREKQQINFQEFRKELLEPGLVDHIVVSNKSVAKIYVRNTPRNQTDGEAVEGTLPGNGTGGQYKFYFNIGSVKYFEKKLEAAQEALGLDPHDYVPVIYSFEVDWDHEFMRYAPTMIALLVGSLLYMVTRRL; this is encoded by the exons atgaatTTTTCAAGGATTGGGCGCTCACTCTCGCGCTCTTCACGCGCCAAA GATTATTTGCGCGGTGATGCGAAATTGGGAACCCTTCTCGGAGCTACGCGAACGAATGTGCATTCAGAAGGAACGGAATTGGGATTAGGGTTTTTCAGGGGATATGTTCCTCATTGTAGAGCTCGTGGAAACGGAATCCTTTCCAGTTTGCCTGATTTTAAGTGTGTTGCGGCGAACCGTAACATTCATTATCGGTTGTTTTTCAGCGAAGGACCTAAGAAGA ATTCTGAGAAGTTCTATCCCAAGGAGAAGGAGGAAACTCCAAAGGGGGAGGATAAAAAGCATGAGTCTAAAG AAGAGTCAGAGACAAACACAGATGATCATGGAAATGTTTACACGATTGAGATGCCCCTTATGGAATTTATCATCTCTTGTTTGGTGATGACGCTATTTGTTAAAGTGTTTCTTCATCGTGAAAAGCAACAG ATTAACTTTCAGGAGTTTAGAAAGGAGCTTTTGGAGCCAGGTTTAGTAGACCATATTGTTGTGTCAAATAAGTCAGTTGCCAAAATATACGTGAGGAATACTCCTCGTAACCAAACAGACGGTGAAGCTGTCGAAGGAACCCTCCCAGGAAATGGAACTGGTGGgcaatataaattttatttcaatATTGGAAGTGTGAAATATTTTGAGAAGAAGTTAGAAGCAGCGCAAGAAGCACTAGGCCTTGACCCCCATGATTATGTTCCTGTTATATATTCTTTTGAAGTGGATTGGGATCACGAGTTTATGAGGTATGCTCCAACAATGATTGCTTTGCTTGTGGGATCCCTCTTGTATATGGTGACCAGGAGATTGTAA
- the LOC110262341 gene encoding ATP-dependent zinc metalloprotease FTSH 10, mitochondrial-like isoform X2 — protein sequence MIFSRIGRSLSRSSRAKEYLGGDAKLGTLLGAWRTNVHSQGTELGLGVFRGYVAHARARGNGILSSLPDFKCVPANPKIHYRLFCSEGPKKNKEPETNTDDHGNVYFCPFKLLFISTLMMVLITVALCYRREGKQINFQEFKYELLEPRLVDHIVVSINKSVAKIYVRNTPRNQTDSEVVKGTLPAKGTGGQYKFYFNIGSVKSFEENLKAAQEELGLEPDDYVPVTYSFEVDWWEQELMRTLGLDCVADWA from the exons ATGATTTTTTCAAGGATTGGGCGCTCACTCTCGCGCTCTTCACGCGCCAAA GAATATTTGGGCGGTGATGCGAAATTGGGAACCCTTCTCGGAGCTTGGCGAACGAACGTGCATTCACAAGGAACAGAATTGGGATTAGGGGTTTTCAGGGGATATGTTGCTCATGCTAGAGCTCGTGGAAACGGAATCCTTTCCAGTTTGCCTGATTTTAAGTGTGTTCCGGCGAACCCTAAGATTCATTACCGGTTGTTTTGCAGCGAAGGACCTAAGAAGAATA AAGAGCCAGAGACAAATACAGATGATCATGGAAATGTTTACTTTTGTCCCTTTAAGCTACTTTTTATCTCTACTTTGATGATGGTGCTAATCACGGTTGCATTATGTTATCGTCGTGAAGGGAAACAG ATTAACTTTCAGGAGTTTAAATATGAGCTTTTGGAGCCACGTTTAGTAGACCATATTGTTGTGTCAATAAATAAGTCAGTTGCCAAAATATACGTGAGGAATACTCCACGTAACCAAACAGACAGTGAAGTTGTCAAAGGAACCCTCCCCGCGAAGGGAACTGGTGGgcaatataaattttatttcaatATTGGAAGTGTGAAATCTTTTGAGGAGAATTTAAAAGCAGCACAAGAAGAACTAGGCCTTGAACCCGATGATTATGTTCCTGTTACATATTCTTTTGAAGTGGATTGGTGGGAACAGGAGTTGATGAG GACTTTGGGCTTGGATTGTGTAGCAGATTGGGCCTGA
- the LOC110262341 gene encoding ATP-dependent zinc metalloprotease FTSH 10, mitochondrial-like isoform X3 — translation MIFSRIGRSLSRSSRAKEYLGGDAKLGTLLGAWRTNVHSQGTELGLGVFRGYVAHARARGNGILSSLPDFKCVPANPKIHYRLFCSEGPKKNKEPETNTDDHGNVYFCPFKLLFISTLMMVLITVALCYRREGKQINFQEFKYELLEPRLVDHIVVSINKSVAKIYVRNTPRNQTDSEVVKGTLPAKGTGGQYKFYFNIGSVKSFEENLKAAQEELGLEPDDYVPVTYSFEVDWWEQELMRVRLLWKLIFYQ, via the exons ATGATTTTTTCAAGGATTGGGCGCTCACTCTCGCGCTCTTCACGCGCCAAA GAATATTTGGGCGGTGATGCGAAATTGGGAACCCTTCTCGGAGCTTGGCGAACGAACGTGCATTCACAAGGAACAGAATTGGGATTAGGGGTTTTCAGGGGATATGTTGCTCATGCTAGAGCTCGTGGAAACGGAATCCTTTCCAGTTTGCCTGATTTTAAGTGTGTTCCGGCGAACCCTAAGATTCATTACCGGTTGTTTTGCAGCGAAGGACCTAAGAAGAATA AAGAGCCAGAGACAAATACAGATGATCATGGAAATGTTTACTTTTGTCCCTTTAAGCTACTTTTTATCTCTACTTTGATGATGGTGCTAATCACGGTTGCATTATGTTATCGTCGTGAAGGGAAACAG ATTAACTTTCAGGAGTTTAAATATGAGCTTTTGGAGCCACGTTTAGTAGACCATATTGTTGTGTCAATAAATAAGTCAGTTGCCAAAATATACGTGAGGAATACTCCACGTAACCAAACAGACAGTGAAGTTGTCAAAGGAACCCTCCCCGCGAAGGGAACTGGTGGgcaatataaattttatttcaatATTGGAAGTGTGAAATCTTTTGAGGAGAATTTAAAAGCAGCACAAGAAGAACTAGGCCTTGAACCCGATGATTATGTTCCTGTTACATATTCTTTTGAAGTGGATTGGTGGGAACAGGAGTTGATGAG GGTTAGATTGCTGTGGAAGTTGATCTTCTACCAGTGA
- the LOC110262341 gene encoding ATP-dependent zinc metalloprotease FTSH 10, mitochondrial-like isoform X1: MIFSRIGRSLSRSSRAKEYLGGDAKLGTLLGAWRTNVHSQGTELGLGVFRGYVAHARARGNGILSSLPDFKCVPANPKIHYRLFCSEGPKKNKEPETNTDDHGNVYFCPFKLLFISTLMMVLITVALCYRREGKQINFQEFKYELLEPRLVDHIVVSINKSVAKIYVRNTPRNQTDSEVVKGTLPAKGTGGQYKFYFNIGSVKSFEENLKAAQEELGLEPDDYVPVTYSFEVDWWEQELMRYALTATALFSGSFLLFLYMIT; the protein is encoded by the exons ATGATTTTTTCAAGGATTGGGCGCTCACTCTCGCGCTCTTCACGCGCCAAA GAATATTTGGGCGGTGATGCGAAATTGGGAACCCTTCTCGGAGCTTGGCGAACGAACGTGCATTCACAAGGAACAGAATTGGGATTAGGGGTTTTCAGGGGATATGTTGCTCATGCTAGAGCTCGTGGAAACGGAATCCTTTCCAGTTTGCCTGATTTTAAGTGTGTTCCGGCGAACCCTAAGATTCATTACCGGTTGTTTTGCAGCGAAGGACCTAAGAAGAATA AAGAGCCAGAGACAAATACAGATGATCATGGAAATGTTTACTTTTGTCCCTTTAAGCTACTTTTTATCTCTACTTTGATGATGGTGCTAATCACGGTTGCATTATGTTATCGTCGTGAAGGGAAACAG ATTAACTTTCAGGAGTTTAAATATGAGCTTTTGGAGCCACGTTTAGTAGACCATATTGTTGTGTCAATAAATAAGTCAGTTGCCAAAATATACGTGAGGAATACTCCACGTAACCAAACAGACAGTGAAGTTGTCAAAGGAACCCTCCCCGCGAAGGGAACTGGTGGgcaatataaattttatttcaatATTGGAAGTGTGAAATCTTTTGAGGAGAATTTAAAAGCAGCACAAGAAGAACTAGGCCTTGAACCCGATGATTATGTTCCTGTTACATATTCTTTTGAAGTGGATTGGTGGGAACAGGAGTTGATGAGGTATGCTCTAACAGCGACTGCTTTGTTTTCGGGATCCTTCCTGTTATTCCTGTATATGATAACGTGA